A segment of the Streptococcus dysgalactiae subsp. dysgalactiae genome:
TGGTCAGGTGACGCGGGTTGGGGACTGGCTATTTGGAACACTTTATACATGACCATCGTGCCTTTTATTGTTGGTGGGGCCATTGGTCTGTTTGTGGGCTTATTACTTGTACTAATGGGGCCAGGTGGTGTGATTGAAAACAAGTTAGCTTGCTGGATTATTGATAAAATCACTTCTATTTTCCGTGCAATTCCTTTTATCATTTTAATTGCTATTTTAGCTAGCTTTACTTACCTGATTATGGGAACTATTTTGGGAGCAACTGCTGCCTTGGTACCATTGACCTTTGCGACTTTTCCTTTCTTTGCTCGTCAAGTACAGCTTGTTTTTTCAGAACTTGATAAAGGAGTTATTGAAGCAGCACAGGCTTCGGGAGCTACCTTCTGGGATATTGTCAAAGTATATTTGAGCGAGGGTCTCCCTGACTTGATCCGTGTGTCAACTGTAACCTTGATTTCCTTGGTTGGTGAAACAGCGATGGCGGGAGCTATCGGAGCTGGAGGTCTAGGAAATGTGGCCATTTCTTACGGTTACAATCGTTTTAATAATGATGTAACTTGGGTGGCGACTATTATTATTCTTTTAATTATTTTTGCTATCCAATTTATTGGTGATAGCTTGACCAGACGGTTTAGTCACAAATAAACGAAACAACACCCTAAGTTTTTACTTAGGGTGTTGTTGTTTAGACATCATTAGCTTTTTTTCGTTTTACTTAGAATGAGTCCGAGTAGGAATCCAATAATGGCAAAGATAATCCAACCCATTGAAAATTGTCCAAGTGGAACTGTTTCTTGGAAGAAAGTTGTTATTGGCTCTGGCAAGTTGAAGAGACCAGTCATTTGAGAAAGTGTGGATAAGGCATCAAAAATAGCAGGAATAATAGTGAGTCCAATAGTTGTTCGATAAACGATAGGATCATTGTTAAAGTATTTTTGTGCCAAGACAAGGAAAATTAAACCGACTGTTAATGGGTATAAAAGAAATAAAACAGGAGCCGACCAGTTGATGATAACAGATAAACCACCAAAGTAGAAGAAGGCAGAAACCAGAGTAAAAATAGTTGACCAGACAATATGAGATAGAGCAGGAATTAATTTATGGAAATATTCAGCACTTGAGGTGATTAATCCTGTGGAGGTGGTTAGGCAAGCCAAAAAAATGACAATAGCAAGAAAGGCTTGACCGATACTGCCTAGATAGAAACGAGAGGCATGACTTAAAATCTGACCACCATTGACAGGACTACCATTAAGGGTAAAACTGCCATCAATAAAAGGAAACAGGGATTGTGAGGTTGCTCCAATACGGCCAACAAAGATATAGACAAAAGCTAATAAGAAAATAGCAATGGTTCCAGAGATAAAGGTAACTTTGGTAACGTCTTTGTCAGTTTTAGCTCCAAATTGTTTGGTCGCTTCAATGACGAGAATGGCAAAAACAAGTGATGCCAAGGCATCCATGGTGCCATACCCTTGAATCAGTCCTGCAATAAAAGGAAGATCTTTAAAGGCATTGTTAACACCAATCCCTGCGTTGAAGGCATTACCATAACCCCCTGCTGGGTGAACATAAGAAGCAATTACCAAGATAGCAATCACAACTAACAAGGTTGGTGTCAAGAATTTACCGATGTTTTCAGCCAATTTACTAGGTCTAATGGCCAGAAAATAAGATAGCCCAAAGAAAAGAACAGCATAGATAGCTTTATTGGTAAAGTTATCTCCAAAAATCGGTGCAATCCCCACTGAAAAAGAAGTAGCACCTGTTCTTGGGATAGCAAAGAAAGGCCCGATAGAGAGGTATAGAACAGAGGAGTAAAAGATAGCGTACCATTTGGAAATAGGACGTGCTAAGCTTTCCACATCATCTGAACCAGACTTAGCAACAGCAATCACTCCTAAGAGGGGTAAGGAAACACCGGTTAAACAAAAACCAATAATGGACCATAAAATGTTATGACCTGAGTAGATACCTAGAAATGCTGGATAAATGAGGTTGGCAGCTCCGAAAAAGAGGGCAAATAACATAAATCCGATAACAATATATACATTATATACATTTTTTTGTTTCATTTATGAATAGTCTTTCTATTAATACTAATTTGAAGATTCTAACAATTTTAACGATATACATTAAAATGACAACAGAAGCTATTATATCGAAGATTAGTCTTCTCGTCAATAGAGGATCAGTGCAGAAAAAGCGTACTACACTCTTTTTTTCTCTCCTACTCACTCGATTTGACGAATAGCTAGAATTATAGTATTATGAAAAACATGTAACTTTATAACTTTAGTAAGGATGTGACGAATGAAAAAAGTATGTGAACTATGGATTAGGGTCAGCCTAATCAAAAAAATTGGTATTGGTGTGGTCATTGGTGTTATTTTAGGACTTCTTGTTCCTGATTTTACGGGATTAAGCATTCTAGGAAAATTATTTGTAGGTGGTTTAAAATCTATTGCTCCTCTCGTTGTTTTTGCTTTGGTTTCTCAAGCTATTTCTCATCAGAAAAAAGGGAAAGAGACCAATATGACCCTAATCATTGTTCTCTATTTATTTGGGACTTTTGCAGCAGCTTTTGTAGCTGTTTTGACGACCTATTTATTCCCGCTGACCTTGATTTTAAATACGCCAGTCAATACTGAATTTTCAGCACCTCAAGGGGTGGCCGAAGTCTTTCAAACACTCTTACTAAAACTGGTTGATAATCCTATCAATGCCTTGGCGACAGCTAATTATATTGGTGTTTTATCATGGGCTTTAGTCTTTGGACTAGCCTTAAAAGTAGCAAGCAAAGAAACAAAGCATCTTATCAAAACAGCAGCCGATGTAACCTCACAAATTGTGGTTTGGATTATTAATTTGGCGCCAATCGGAATCATGAGTCTAGTTTTTGCGACTATTTCAGAGAATGGCATTGGGATTTTATCTGACTATGCCTTGTTAATTCTTGTTTTAGTGGGGACTATGGCGTTTGTTGCTCTAGTCATTAACCCTCTCATTGGGTTTGTGGTGATGAGACAAAATCCTTATCCTTTGGTGTTAAGATGCTTACGTGAATCAGGTATAACTGCTTTCTTTACAAGAAGTTCAGCCGCTAATATTCCAGTTAACATGCAACTTTGTGAAGATCTTGGTCTAAGTAAAGATACTTATTCGGTGTCAATCCCTCTTGGGGCAACCATCAATATGGGTGGTGCAGCCATTACGATTAATGTTTTGACACTTGCAGCGGTTCACACATTCGGTATTCAAATTGATTTTCTAACGGCTCTCTTATTGAGTGTTGTTGCAGCAGTATCTGCCTGTGGTGCTTCAGGTGTCGCAGGAGGATCATTACTCCTTATCCCAGTAGCATGTAGTTTATTTGGTATCTCAAATGATCTTGCGATGCAGGTTGTTGGTGTTGGCTTTATTGTTGGGGTGATTCAAGACTCATGCGAAACAGCTCTCAATTCATCAACCGACGTCCTTTTCACAGCTATCTCTGAAAATGCCTTTTGGAAACGTAAGCAAGCCTAATGAAGGTAACAAAAATATCTAAAAACGATTCTTGGAGTTCTCCAAGAATCGTTTTTGTTATTTAAGATAGCCAAGATAATCAAATTTTTCAAACGTGTGGTCATTAGCGATGGCCACAATGATAGTATTGGGTTCTAAAGGTTCGAAAGGTTTGACATTGGTATCCAAGGTTTTAACTTCTTTTTGACGCATGCCAATCACATTTAACTCATATTTACGACGAACATCTAGTTCGGAAAGAGATTGCCCTTCCCAACTTTTAGGAATGACAAATTCAATCATCGAAATACCATGTTCCAAGTAGATGATGCTTTCAATATGTCGTCTGAGAAGGTTTGAAGCAACACGTTTTCCGGAATCACGCTCAGGAGTGATGACTTTAGTTGCTCCGATACCATATAGAACTTCTTCAAAAATTTTATTTTTAGCTTTTGCAATAATGGTTGGAACACCCAATTTTTTACAGTGCATGACAGCAAGAACTGAGGATTCCAAGTTATTTCCTGAAGCGATAACTACGGTGTCACAATGTTCAATCCCGACAGCTAGTAAAAATTCTTTGTCAGTAATGTCTCCCACAGCAGCCTTAGTCACTAAATCAGCAACTTCTTTGACATGGCTTTCTCGAATATCAATGGCAATAACATCTTGATCGAAATTACTTAATTCTCTAGCAACAGTACGGCCAAAGATACCAAGACCAAGAACACCGACAGTTTTACGTTTTAACATGTTTTCTCCTTAACCCACTAGAATATCGGTAGTGGCATATTGAATGGTTTTTTCTTTTCGTTGAATTAAACTGATGAGGACAGTGATTGGACCAACACGGCCAACAAACATAAGGACAATAATAATCAGACGTCCTGCTGTTGATAGTTGTGGTGTTAAATCCATGGACACACCAACAGTAGCGATGGCTGAAATGGATTCGAATAAAAGGGGAATCGGAGCAATATTTGGCTCCACACTAAGCAAAAGGATATAGCCTGTCATCAAGACAGCAAAGAAGAAAATGAGTACCGTCATGGTCTGCTTAATAGTTTTATTAGCAATAATGCGATTTCGGAAGGTAACTTCTGATTGTCCAGATAGTTCTGCTTTGAAGAGTAAAAAGGTGATGGCAGCTGTTGTTACTTTGATACCACCAGCAGTTCCTCCAGGAGCACCGCCGATAACCATTTGAATCATATAAAGAATATTGGTGGGTGCCAGAGTATCGTTATAGGAAATTGTTGCAAAACCAGCAGTCCTCATGGTAACTGTTTGGAAGAAAGAGACCATGAATTGTTGAAACAGATTGTAATTGGCAATGGTTTTACTGTTGTCTTTTTCTAAAAACCAAGATAAGAAAGTTCCAAGAACCAGAATGACAGTAGTTGTTTGAATAACTAATCTAGATTGATTGGATAACTTACGAAAGGTTGCACCATAGCAGTGGGGCCGCTCGAAAAAGAATTTTTTGACAGCGAGTCCAAGATCTACCCAAACAGCAAACCCTAAGCCTCCTGAAATAATTAAGAAGGTAACAATAAGATTGAGTGTGGGATTCAAAACAAAGTCTTTGAGACTAGAATTTCCCAAGTTATCAAAGCCGGCATTACAAAAGGCAGAGATGGCTAAAAAGATACTGTTAAAAATGCCATTTTTCCATCCAAAACGAGGAATGAAGTCCGTCATAATGACAAGCGCAGCGATTGCTTCAAGCCCAAAGGTCACTTTATAAGCAAAGAAAAGATAGTGCTTTAAATCCTTACTATCCCCACGATTCAAGGCTGATTGGAGCAAAGTTTGATCGCTCAGCCGCATTTTACGTTTCAAGGCAAAGGTACTCATGGCAATCAGAGTGACCAAACCAAGTCCGCCAATTTGCATGAGCATCATGGTAATGGTTTGTCCGATGCCATTATAGACCTCAGCAACGGGAACAACGGAGAGCCCTGTCACACATACCATTGAAACCACATTAAAGAAATGGTCAAGATAGACAGTTTCAGGTCCGTTTTGATAATGGGTAAAAGGCATGGATAACAAGAGAGTCCCAATCAAAATCACAATCGCAAAACTAAAGGTTAAACGCTGTGTGACCGATAAAGATTTGATAAATGAGCGTTTCATGTTTCCTCCATAATAATATCTCATACTATGATAACAAAAATAAGCTAAAAAAGCTAAGTTTGCTCTTAGCTTTTAACTAGTCTTTATAAAGGTTTCTTGTTGGGGAATCCTGCTTTGCGGGGATATTTATTAGGGGTTTCCTTTTTTTTCTCAACAACGGTGATATAGCGAGCATCCCCGTTTGGTAATTGATAATGATGGTTAGTCGTTACCTTACCAAAGAGAAGGGAGAGGGCTGTTTTGGCATCTTCTAATTCTTGGTCAGCGGCTTGTGCTTTTAAAGCAATCAGCCTTCCGCCAATTTTTAGAAAAGGAATCGTTAATTCAGCTAAAACTTGCATCCGAGCGACTGCTCTAGCGGTGACGACATCAAATTGTGCACGGAAGTCCTTATCCTGACCAAAATCTTCTGCTCTACCATGGAAAAAATGCACCTTGTCTAATGCTAAGGCTTCCGCCAAATGCGTTAGAAAAGCAATGCGTTTGTTGAGAGAGTCGATGATAGTAACTTCGAGATTTGGAAAGAGAATCTTCATAGGTAGGCTAGGAAAGCCAGCTCCTGCTCCAATATCTAATAAACGAATCGGTTCATTGGCTAAAAAGCCCTGTAAGATAGGAGCGATAGAGTCATAGAAATGCTTGAGATAAACGTCGTTTTCTTCCGTTATGGCGGTTAAATTAATCTTGTTATTCCACTCCACTAGCAATTTGAAATAAGTATCAAATTGCTCTTTTTGTTTCATGGTTAAAGGAAAACCATCTTCCTCTAAGGTGTGGTAAAATTCTTGGGGTGTCATTTGTATCCTCTGTTTTTGATTATTGCTATTATTTTACCATAAAATACAGGAATAAAAAAATCTCATAAAAATCATTAGAAATAGGTCCTCAATACTTGCTATT
Coding sequences within it:
- a CDS encoding methionine ABC transporter permease, with the protein product MTQLIQTYLPNVYELGWSGDAGWGLAIWNTLYMTIVPFIVGGAIGLFVGLLLVLMGPGGVIENKLACWIIDKITSIFRAIPFIILIAILASFTYLIMGTILGATAALVPLTFATFPFFARQVQLVFSELDKGVIEAAQASGATFWDIVKVYLSEGLPDLIRVSTVTLISLVGETAMAGAIGAGGLGNVAISYGYNRFNNDVTWVATIIILLIIFAIQFIGDSLTRRFSHK
- the brnQ gene encoding branched-chain amino acid transport system II carrier protein, giving the protein MKQKNVYNVYIVIGFMLFALFFGAANLIYPAFLGIYSGHNILWSIIGFCLTGVSLPLLGVIAVAKSGSDDVESLARPISKWYAIFYSSVLYLSIGPFFAIPRTGATSFSVGIAPIFGDNFTNKAIYAVLFFGLSYFLAIRPSKLAENIGKFLTPTLLVVIAILVIASYVHPAGGYGNAFNAGIGVNNAFKDLPFIAGLIQGYGTMDALASLVFAILVIEATKQFGAKTDKDVTKVTFISGTIAIFLLAFVYIFVGRIGATSQSLFPFIDGSFTLNGSPVNGGQILSHASRFYLGSIGQAFLAIVIFLACLTTSTGLITSSAEYFHKLIPALSHIVWSTIFTLVSAFFYFGGLSVIINWSAPVLFLLYPLTVGLIFLVLAQKYFNNDPIVYRTTIGLTIIPAIFDALSTLSQMTGLFNLPEPITTFFQETVPLGQFSMGWIIFAIIGFLLGLILSKTKKS
- the sstT gene encoding serine/threonine transporter SstT — its product is MKKVCELWIRVSLIKKIGIGVVIGVILGLLVPDFTGLSILGKLFVGGLKSIAPLVVFALVSQAISHQKKGKETNMTLIIVLYLFGTFAAAFVAVLTTYLFPLTLILNTPVNTEFSAPQGVAEVFQTLLLKLVDNPINALATANYIGVLSWALVFGLALKVASKETKHLIKTAADVTSQIVVWIINLAPIGIMSLVFATISENGIGILSDYALLILVLVGTMAFVALVINPLIGFVVMRQNPYPLVLRCLRESGITAFFTRSSAANIPVNMQLCEDLGLSKDTYSVSIPLGATINMGGAAITINVLTLAAVHTFGIQIDFLTALLLSVVAAVSACGASGVAGGSLLLIPVACSLFGISNDLAMQVVGVGFIVGVIQDSCETALNSSTDVLFTAISENAFWKRKQA
- the ktrA gene encoding potassium uptake transporter gating subunit KtrA — translated: MLKRKTVGVLGLGIFGRTVARELSNFDQDVIAIDIRESHVKEVADLVTKAAVGDITDKEFLLAVGIEHCDTVVIASGNNLESSVLAVMHCKKLGVPTIIAKAKNKIFEEVLYGIGATKVITPERDSGKRVASNLLRRHIESIIYLEHGISMIEFVIPKSWEGQSLSELDVRRKYELNVIGMRQKEVKTLDTNVKPFEPLEPNTIIVAIANDHTFEKFDYLGYLK
- the ktrB gene encoding potassium uptake transporter channel subunit KtrB, encoding MKRSFIKSLSVTQRLTFSFAIVILIGTLLLSMPFTHYQNGPETVYLDHFFNVVSMVCVTGLSVVPVAEVYNGIGQTITMMLMQIGGLGLVTLIAMSTFALKRKMRLSDQTLLQSALNRGDSKDLKHYLFFAYKVTFGLEAIAALVIMTDFIPRFGWKNGIFNSIFLAISAFCNAGFDNLGNSSLKDFVLNPTLNLIVTFLIISGGLGFAVWVDLGLAVKKFFFERPHCYGATFRKLSNQSRLVIQTTTVILVLGTFLSWFLEKDNSKTIANYNLFQQFMVSFFQTVTMRTAGFATISYNDTLAPTNILYMIQMVIGGAPGGTAGGIKVTTAAITFLLFKAELSGQSEVTFRNRIIANKTIKQTMTVLIFFFAVLMTGYILLLSVEPNIAPIPLLFESISAIATVGVSMDLTPQLSTAGRLIIIVLMFVGRVGPITVLISLIQRKEKTIQYATTDILVG
- the rsmG gene encoding 16S rRNA (guanine(527)-N(7))-methyltransferase RsmG; this translates as MTPQEFYHTLEEDGFPLTMKQKEQFDTYFKLLVEWNNKINLTAITEENDVYLKHFYDSIAPILQGFLANEPIRLLDIGAGAGFPSLPMKILFPNLEVTIIDSLNKRIAFLTHLAEALALDKVHFFHGRAEDFGQDKDFRAQFDVVTARAVARMQVLAELTIPFLKIGGRLIALKAQAADQELEDAKTALSLLFGKVTTNHHYQLPNGDARYITVVEKKKETPNKYPRKAGFPNKKPL